A DNA window from Stutzerimonas stutzeri contains the following coding sequences:
- a CDS encoding Gfo/Idh/MocA family oxidoreductase: MKVLIIGLGYAGLRWQHALEHVGRTCRIAMSIAYLDRRERPSTLERIGTIDEALEAFGPDLVVVSVNDVSHAAVLRQLGGYRGFVICEKPLATPADDLGPIDSALASLDGFSLNLVERYSSASQTLREWVARHRWRLVRAHFNWGKDRINDYRPTCGVTSEVIHALDLVSWICPTEGEWSADEVIGVRSDFSISGPAVLDTVMVGATLGEVPVTGYSSFVNVVRQRTVDWSFVDDQAHVIHARLTFDTPCWDHDHLRIWMRDSDGTQLTLHETSEAPSEPGLKTLHKLSHLCRDAVLWVARRREPDLPFADLRTAIKLQRLLNTLETRAKAAAVPARYIRSQNRVLLGEDSDLESLG, encoded by the coding sequence ATGAAGGTGCTCATCATCGGCTTGGGCTATGCGGGACTGCGCTGGCAGCACGCACTCGAGCACGTCGGTCGTACGTGCCGTATCGCGATGTCGATTGCCTATCTGGATCGTCGCGAAAGGCCGAGCACGCTCGAGCGAATCGGGACCATCGACGAGGCGCTCGAGGCGTTCGGACCGGACCTCGTCGTGGTCAGCGTCAATGACGTGAGCCATGCTGCAGTTCTGCGCCAGCTGGGCGGGTACCGCGGATTCGTCATCTGCGAAAAACCGCTGGCAACACCGGCTGACGACCTCGGACCCATCGACTCCGCCCTCGCCTCGCTCGACGGCTTCTCCCTCAACCTGGTCGAGCGCTACTCGAGTGCGAGCCAGACGCTTCGCGAGTGGGTCGCTCGGCATCGCTGGCGTCTAGTGCGGGCGCACTTCAACTGGGGGAAGGACCGAATCAACGACTATCGCCCGACCTGCGGCGTTACGAGCGAAGTGATCCATGCCCTTGACCTTGTGAGCTGGATCTGTCCCACCGAGGGTGAGTGGTCGGCCGACGAGGTGATCGGCGTTCGATCGGACTTCTCGATATCCGGCCCCGCAGTGCTCGACACGGTGATGGTCGGCGCAACGCTCGGCGAGGTCCCCGTCACCGGCTACAGCAGTTTCGTCAATGTCGTCCGCCAACGCACCGTCGACTGGTCGTTCGTCGATGACCAGGCGCATGTCATCCACGCACGGCTGACCTTCGATACGCCGTGCTGGGACCACGATCATCTGCGGATCTGGATGCGCGACAGCGACGGAACGCAGTTGACGCTGCACGAAACGAGCGAGGCGCCCAGCGAGCCGGGTCTGAAAACACTGCACAAGCTCTCGCACCTGTGCCGGGACGCGGTGCTCTGGGTAGCAAGACGGCGCGAGCCGGACTTGCCATTCGCCGACCTGCGCACCGCGATCAAGCTGCAGCGCCTGCTCAACACGCTGGAGACGCGCGCCAAGGCAGCCGCAGTTCCCGCGCGCTACATCCGCTCCCAGAACCGGGTCCTGCTCGGCGAAGACAGCGACCTCGAAAGCCTTGGCTAA
- a CDS encoding GNAT family N-acetyltransferase, with the protein MGDSLFNVRSATTLDIPMLIELRGVLLDGTNASYSSRTPEACARWRAAYRTWLSSTLGANDNVRVLAVEHRDSGQVIGCATGIIDARAPTAANPNGLSGWVQSVVVAPQFRARGIARELMTTLLRWFDKREVRTVVLQTTEDGAQLYSALGFQPSNERLLVRQEAPT; encoded by the coding sequence ATGGGCGATTCGTTGTTCAACGTGCGCAGCGCAACCACGCTCGACATCCCGATGCTGATCGAGCTGCGCGGGGTACTGCTCGACGGCACCAACGCCAGCTACTCCAGTCGCACGCCGGAAGCGTGCGCGCGCTGGCGAGCGGCGTACCGGACCTGGCTGAGCAGCACCCTCGGCGCCAACGACAATGTCCGTGTGCTGGCCGTCGAGCATCGCGACTCCGGCCAGGTGATTGGTTGCGCAACCGGCATCATCGACGCGAGGGCCCCCACCGCCGCAAACCCGAACGGACTCTCGGGGTGGGTGCAGTCCGTCGTGGTAGCACCGCAGTTCCGTGCCAGGGGCATTGCGCGCGAGCTCATGACAACCCTCCTGCGTTGGTTCGACAAGCGCGAGGTACGCACCGTCGTGCTGCAAACCACAGAAGACGGGGCGCAGCTCTACTCCGCGCTTGGCTTCCAGCCCAGCAACGAGCGCTTGCTGGTCCGCCAGGAGGCGCCGACATGA